A window from bacterium encodes these proteins:
- a CDS encoding FAD-binding protein produces MKRDALISALVAICGRDAVLHRPEELLAYDCDAFTLERNTPRVVVLPTSTEQVAGVVRLCHAHGIPFVPRGAGTGLSGGCLSPDGGVMIALTRMTRIMNLDVRNRRATVEAGLVNLRLTQASTPDGLCYAPDPSSQMACTIGGNVAENSGGPHTLKYGVTTNHVMGLEVVLPDGEVVCLGGQTDDVVGYDLRGVMVGSEGTFGIVTQAVVRLVPIPPGVRTMLAVFDTVEAASEAVSALIAAGVLPAALEMMDRTIIQAVEASFGLGLPTEAEAVLIVELDGLEAGLARAAQEAVTILQARGATEVRLAKDEAERSRLWLARKKAVGCVGRLAPSKVTQDGVIPRSQLPAILKRIAEIAIRHQVRIANVFHAGDGNLHPIILFDEKDPEQVRRVWSAGQEILEACLDVGGSITGEHGIGVEKRDMMPRMFTEADLEAMARVRDVFNPAGLCNPGKLLPTAKSCVETTRRARPSEATR; encoded by the coding sequence GTGAAGCGCGACGCGCTCATTTCGGCTCTCGTCGCCATCTGCGGCCGGGATGCGGTTCTCCACCGTCCCGAAGAGCTGCTCGCGTACGACTGCGACGCCTTCACCCTCGAACGCAACACCCCCAGGGTCGTGGTGCTGCCCACCTCCACCGAGCAGGTTGCGGGGGTGGTGCGCCTCTGCCATGCCCACGGGATTCCCTTCGTGCCTCGCGGGGCGGGCACCGGTCTCTCGGGCGGCTGCCTCTCGCCAGACGGCGGGGTGATGATCGCCCTCACCCGCATGACGCGGATCATGAACCTGGACGTGCGCAATCGACGCGCCACGGTCGAGGCGGGGCTCGTGAACCTGCGCCTGACGCAGGCGAGCACGCCGGACGGCCTTTGTTACGCGCCCGACCCGAGCAGCCAGATGGCCTGCACCATCGGTGGCAATGTGGCGGAGAACTCGGGAGGGCCCCATACCCTCAAGTACGGGGTCACGACCAACCACGTCATGGGGCTCGAAGTGGTCCTGCCCGACGGCGAGGTCGTCTGCCTCGGCGGCCAGACCGACGACGTGGTCGGGTACGACCTGCGCGGCGTGATGGTTGGCTCCGAGGGGACCTTCGGGATCGTGACCCAGGCGGTGGTACGCCTCGTGCCGATCCCGCCGGGGGTTCGTACCATGCTCGCCGTCTTCGATACGGTCGAGGCGGCCTCCGAGGCCGTGAGCGCCCTTATCGCCGCAGGAGTCCTGCCCGCAGCCCTTGAAATGATGGATCGCACGATCATCCAGGCGGTCGAAGCGTCCTTCGGGCTAGGCCTTCCGACGGAGGCCGAGGCGGTGCTCATCGTCGAGTTGGATGGACTCGAAGCCGGGCTTGCGCGCGCCGCGCAGGAGGCGGTGACGATCCTTCAGGCGCGGGGTGCCACCGAGGTGCGGCTCGCCAAGGACGAGGCGGAGCGCTCGCGGCTGTGGCTGGCGCGAAAGAAGGCCGTGGGCTGCGTCGGGCGCCTCGCGCCCAGCAAGGTGACGCAGGACGGGGTCATCCCGCGATCGCAGCTGCCTGCGATCCTTAAGCGCATCGCCGAGATCGCCATTCGCCACCAGGTGCGGATCGCGAACGTCTTCCACGCAGGGGATGGCAACCTGCACCCCATCATCCTCTTCGACGAGAAGGACCCCGAGCAGGTCCGCCGGGTCTGGAGCGCGGGCCAGGAGATCTTGGAAGCCTGCCTCGACGTGGGCGGATCCATCACCGGTGAGCACGGGATCGGCGTCGAGAAGCGCGACATGATGCCGCGCATGTTCACCGAGGCGGACCTTGAGGCCATGGCCCGAGTTCGGGACGTGTTCAACCCTGCGGGCCTCTGCAATCCCGGCAAGCTGTTGCCCACGGCCAAGAGCTGCGTCGAAACGACCCGACGCGCTCG